A single region of the Mercenaria mercenaria strain notata chromosome 6, MADL_Memer_1, whole genome shotgun sequence genome encodes:
- the LOC128557961 gene encoding uncharacterized protein LOC128557961 has protein sequence MSEKTRIWGTDRMCDMEFDYLAIMKPWPGCGNFKFNHTTPGEMDVEYEVIDPQSVAGEYDHLSLDVKHVFLANFYKCMHEKCMENFCASVTNRNIRNISNGCQFCSVYMQAGNLTCTDTMLWPYMQQSSNFGRLKFLWRSKINSINIPYTFKDMDDLLIKGYNRIACKSETANRDSSPLSLKWRKEKVNKITIEVDFNPVLMVDVTRVQNKAKPVSKLDKDKNYFLFPKSREVGVNSWRISTWEIELDILTGSSTEHRLAYTVLKFMSKKNLGIFEISHNQYELKLDVIRHIQNCKTPNIGAHVCLLYILHDIAICKCECKRMHPLLHFNLYDVFRSNKYDYILHIIYLKVFILLLANQKGLYSVSEVLHDLFSIKSVEETFSSGSASYCTLCPSVLLGEKFTRQKKLELQRLIRIRKKNNSENVLLTVIKAMQRIERKRKLQILIQEMNLRNVQSDDKTEEESARYIT, from the coding sequence ATGTCAGAGAAAACAAGAATCTGGGGTACAGACCGTATGTGTGATATGGAATTTGACTATTTAGCTATAATGAAGCCGTGGCCGGGCTGTGGTAACTTTAAATTCAACCATACTACTCCAGGTGAGATGGATGTAGAATACGAAGTTATAGACCCTCAGTCAGTTGCTGGCGAATACGATCATTTGAGTCTAGACGTGAAACATGTATTTCTAGCTAATTTTTATAAGTGTATGCATGAAAAATGTATGGAAAACTTTTGTGCGTCGGTTACAAATAGAAACATTAGAAACATCTCAAACGGCTGTCAGTTCTGTTCTGTATATATGCAAGCAGGTAATTTAACCTGCACTGACACGATGTTATGGCCTTACATGCAGCAATCGAGCAACTTTGGACGACTAAAGTTTTTGTGGCGGAGTAAAATAAACTCCATAAATATACCATATACGTTTAAAGATATGGATGATTTACTCATCAAAGGCTATAACAGAATCGCGTGTAAAAGTGAAACTGCTAACAGAGATTCCTCGCCCCTATCATTGAAATGGAGAAAggaaaaagtgaataaaattaCTATTGAAGTTGACTTCAATCCTGTGCTGATGGTAGATGTTACAAGAGTTCAAAATAAAGCTAAACCTGTAAGCAAACTTGATAAAGATAAAAACTATTTCCTGTTCCCTAAAAGTCGTGAAGTTGGAGTCAATTCATGGAGAATATCTACTTGGGAAATAGAGTTAGACATTTTAACTGGATCGTCCACCGAGCACAGGTTAGCATACACCGTTTTGAAATTcatgtcaaaaaaaaatcttggcaTCTTTGAGATCAGCCATAACCAGTACGAACTAAAGCTGGATGTTATACGACATATCCAAAACTGTAAAACCCCAAATATCGGTGCACATGTGTGTTTATTATATATCCTACACGATATAGCTATTTGCAAATGTGAATGTAAAAGGATGCATCCCCTCTTACATTTCAATTTATATGATGTATTCCGGTCAAATAAGTACGATTATATATTGCATATTATAtatcttaaagtatttattcttCTGTTAGCTAACCAAAAAGGTTTATATTCAGTTTCTGAAGTACTTCATGATTTATTTTCTATTAAGTCGGTAGAAGAAACATTCAGTTCGGGCTCTGCATCATATTGCACTCTGTGTCCTTCGGTTTTGTTAGGAGAGAAATTTACACGTCAAAAAAAACTTGAACTTCAACGTCTTATTAGAATAAGAAAGAAGAACAATTCCGAAAATGTATTATTGACAGTAATAAAAGCTATGCAAAGGATTGAACGTAAAAGAAAGTTACAGATCCTTATTCAAGAAATGAATCTGAGGAACGTCCAATCGGATGATAAAACCGAGGAAGAGAGCGCGAGATATATTACATAA